The proteins below are encoded in one region of Pan paniscus chromosome 4, NHGRI_mPanPan1-v2.0_pri, whole genome shotgun sequence:
- the LOC100974839 gene encoding iron-sulfur cluster assembly 1 homolog, mitochondrial-like — MSPSLVRATARAVSKRKLQPTRAALTLTPSAVNTIKQLLKDKPEHVGVKVGVRTRGCNGLSYTLEYTKTKGDSDKEFIQDGVRVFIEKKAQLTLLGTEMDYVEDKLSSEFVFNNPNIKGTCGCGESFNIRNLRILLAVGSRKARGSFGAHCRNHVTVTCWKIK, encoded by the coding sequence ATGTCGCCTTCCTTAGTCCGGGCAACTGCCCGGGCTGTGAGCAAGAGGAAGCTGCAGCCCACCCGGGCAGCCCTCACCCTGACACCTTCAGCAGTAAACACGATAAAACAACTTCTTAAAGATAAGCCTGAGCATGTAGGTGTAAAAGTTGGTGTCCGAACCAGGGGCTGTAATGGCCTTTCTTATACTCTAGAATATACAAAGACAAAAGGAGATTCTGATAAAGaatttattcaagatggagtcagaGTATTCATCGAAAAGAAAGCACAGCTAACACTTTTAGGAACAGAAATGGACTATGTTGAAGACAAATTATCCAGTGAGTTTGTGTTCAATAACCCAAACATCAAAGGGACTTGTGGCTGTGGAGAAAGCTTTAATATTCGAAATCTCAGGATTCTTCTGGCTGTAGGTTCCAGGAAAGCTCGTGGAAGCTTTGGGGCTCACTGCAGAAATCATGTGACTGTCACGTGCTGGAAAATAAAGTGA